The following nucleotide sequence is from Coffea eugenioides isolate CCC68of chromosome 10, Ceug_1.0, whole genome shotgun sequence.
ATGAATGAGCTTAATTTCTAGTTACCTTAAAACTTGTGCGCAATGCTCATTGCCTTGAACTGGAGAAATCTTGCAATGGAGACAAAAGTATGATACTTGCGTTATAGAGAAAAAATTGTATCTTTGTTACAGAATGGACCATACTATAGATTGGAAATAGAAATGAAAATATCCAAGTATGATACAGTGAAGTCCGTGATCTAAAATCATTAGTCAAACAGCATCTAGCAGTCTCAAATATTGACTTTGGCTCATGAAGGCAAGTTCCAAGAAGCATCCAGGTGCACCAAGAGAAGCAATGGTGAAATTCCATTCTTGTAGAAGAAaaatcttcttctttcttcctccGTTCTTAGTTTGGGTCTAAGGAAAGCAAAGATGCATATCATTTTATTCAACTTCATATTTGCAACCTAACATGATTCACAGTTCAAATTGGGAACTGGATTATCTCAGGAAGAACAATTAACAGGAATGAAGCAGACGCTACCGACTATCAAGATTTAATGGTCAAAATCTCCAAGAGATCAATGAGCTTTCTTGTTACCTTACTTCCTTGTAACTACAACTGATTATCTTGATCTGGTGAAGTCTGCATTGGACACAAAAGTATGATACTTCCGATGTAGATAAACAATCATCTGTAGCTTTCTCTTTTAGTAAACAAACCATTCTAGGTTGGACTTTGGACAATGAAAACATCAAAGTATGATCCAACTGAACATTCCATTAGTCaaaaacaacacacatatattGACTTTTGGCACATTAAGGCATGTTCCAAGAAATATCCAAGCAGTTATCCCTGACTTCAATTCAAGCTATTAAAACATCCTGAAAATGGCCACATTTATATGCCTTGCCTATTTTGAGCCAGATATACTTGTTTCAAATTGGAATTTTCATTTAATTAACTATTCATATGTACTAATTTCTCTAGAAATGAAAACTTTCAGTCGGATTCCAAAATCACTGATGATGGATTGTAAGCGACTGATCACGATAACCATTGTGCCAGTTACATTAATTGACCTGCAAATCAAAACATCTTACAAATTCGGTTTTCTGATTCTGGGGGCTATACTTGATCATTATCTGCCAAAAAATCTTTTTGTGCACTTGAAAATCTTGTTTAACATACCATGAATTACAGAAGCTTTTTACAGTGAAAATACAAACATAAAGCACTTGATCCTCAGCCCATAGTCCATGGCAGTGGAAGAGCAAATTAAGAATAACGAACAGACTTCTCCATTTGACGGAGCAACTTTGCAACTTCAATCATATCTGGTCTATCCGCTCGGTCATGTTCTGTGCATCTCAAAGCGAGATCCAGGAAATCAAGCAACTGCTGCTCTACCTCAGGATCATTATAATTACCTTGCTGTTTGAACATGTTTTGATCCGCTATTTGGTTGAACTGATTGTTCAAAATATGCCTCTTAACATAATCCTAGATGTAAATTCTCCCTCCCATTTCTTCATCATACTTGATTGCATCCGTTTCTCCTGTAAAGAGCATGAGCATAAGCACACCAAAGCTGTAGACATCACTCTTTAGAGTAACAATATTTGACTTGAAGCATTGAGGGCCAGACGGAACATGTATCCATTTCAGCTGATTTTCCACCTCTGATTTTCCAGGAGGAAGGGAAATAGATAAGCCGAAATCAAACAATTTAGCTATACCGCTTCGGTCGATTATCACCTTATTTATGGTTAAATTCCCAAAAATGATGGGTGCAGAAAACGCAGAATGAAGATAAAGCAAAACATTGGCAATACCAGTCGCAATTGTCAGTCTATTCTTCCAAGATAGTAGTTTACCATCATTATTAGGAAGGCGCAGACGATTGGTAAGAAACTCAGATCCAGGAGCATAATAATACACCATAGCTGGATACGCAAATTCCAAGCAGCAGCCAACAAGCTGCAAGACATTCTTGAGGTGGCTAACTTGTGAAGTAACCACTATATCGCGAATAATTCTATCAGGGGCAGTTTCATTCCAAGAAGAATTCTTTGTCAGCCCACtataaaatttaactaaaaCTGGTCGTTCTTTCAAATTACCTGCAAACATATCACCAATGTTAGTACTACGAACTCGTTCAGAAAATTTTTTGGTTGCCTTGATGAGTTCCTCGGCAGCAAAGCTTCGGATAGGTAGTTCGTACCGTCCGCCAAAAGAAGCAATAACCTCCTCCAATGTTGAACTTCCATTCTTGAAAAAATATGATAGCttgtcttcttctttctcccttCTTGGTTTAAGAAATGGTAAAACTTTGATGATTTGTTCCATgaaggatttttctgttttctctggaATGGGACTTCAAAGATCAGAACATAGaaataaacacaataatgaatgaACCATATGCTTATTTAGATTTCATTTCGTGTCAAAATTAACCTTCGATTATCTCAAACTTACATGGCTGCTACAATTGGATGGAAAGTCACAATATACTAACATAGATAGACATGGTTGACTTTGACAAGGAAGGCATGTACCAAGAAACATCGAACCAGTTCACTGCCAGCTTCTATTTGGTTTTCATGTAAAACTAGCTTGACATTGAGTATACATATATGTCTTCAGGTCAACAGCATAAATATCAAGTGGCAACCTGCTACTTTAACAAAACAGTACTATGTATATACCAACCCAACGATGATATCCAAGCAGAACCATattgatggaaaaaaaaaaacttaaaaggCAATTGAAGTTTGGATCATAATCTCTTCACTTTTTCCATTTGGCTTGAAAGTTTAAATAGAAGTAATCTAGGACTAAACTTACTCTTGGATTGAAAAGGGATTTCGTGAATACACAGTCTAAAATATTGTTTAGCATATGACTGATTTCAGAACAGTAATGTAGCTTTTTTCTAGTGTAAGAAAAGCACATGAAGCTCTTCTACccagtcaagaaaaaaaaattgaataaacCGGGCATTTTACCATGTTTCCTGTGAATATATTATCAATCTTGTCCGCGTTtgacaaatgagtttttttgGTGTTTATTTAAGACTTTACTGtaatttactgtagaagttgtagaaaaattttttaaactgtgcaaatttttgaatattttgaagtatagtttaaaatttttgagattactgtagctaaaattgttaaaaaacttataactgacaaaattggccaaaaactgATCAGCCAAACAGGCGACGGACTGGTTCTGAAAAGTTCTTGGTTGCCCTCATGATTTCTTCAGCTGTGAAGCTTCGGACAGGAAGTTCATTACGTGCACCAAAAGAAGCAATAACTTATAAAAGTTTACTTGCTAGTAAAATCCTAAAAGTTGAGACACTCAAATGAAAAtacttaaaaaatttttttgggcgGTGAGGATTTAATGGTAATATTAAAACGTCCGCTGACCTTTCAACCCTTTCCGAAAACAGAAAACTGGGATGTAATCCCGGGAAAATTTATGCGTACTATTCTAGTCCTAAGCAAAATGAAAATCTCAAAAATGGAGGAGGAGGCGCGGGAGGAAGGGGAGGGGGGAAGAGAAGGGAAGGTGGTGGTGGTCGGTTTGATAGAAAAAGCTACGAATTCTACGAGGCCAGAAGTGGACCCTCGCCTTCTCAAAGCCATTAAATCAGCTGTTCGTTACTCCGATTCCGAGCTCCGACTCGCCGCCCAAACACTAACGTCCCTCATGAAACGCGACCACTCTCAGGtgcttcatttttctctttatgtatttattttttttggtttttaggaAATTTCTTTCTATTATCTTTGCAATTATGTTATCAATTTTGTGGTGGTGGTCGAAGGTTGATCTCAACATTGCACATATTTACTCGGTAAAggttttagaaaagaaaagttttaactttgatgaagaaGCTTGAGGATTTTGATAGTATTTGAGATTCATAAGCTTTGTTTGTGGTAGTGTCTTCTTTTtatccttcttcttctttcctaTTTCTTTTCTAATTCATGAATGTCTAGGTGTCTGCTTTATTTGTCTACTAGTGGAGCAAGATCGGGCTGCTGATTTTTTGCTAAATTAGTGCTGGCTTTTTTATAATCTTCTGGAAACTACAATATGCCTACATAAATCTTGCTAAATTAGTGCTTTTGAAGTAGGTATAGGATGTTATAACTCTATTTGATGTGAAATATTATTGAATTCTGTGGTATCATGTATTAACTAGGTAGGAATGAGTATTTAGctaaaacgaaaaggaaaagctTGGGTAACTAAGTGTAATGTGGTTGCTGATAAATTTACGTAAAAATTGCATGTGATTGAATAATTTGTTGTTCTTTTGCTATATTTTCTAAATCTAGTGTCTTGAGTTGGAAGATGTACTATTTTGCTGAAAAAGTTAGGATGCACCCGTTGACACAAGAGTATTGCTGACAAATTTGGGAAAATTAGTTTATGATGTAAAAAATGGCTTCAGGAGAGGaatatttttcttaattgcCAAAAAGAAGGCTGAGGGTTGGATGCTTTCCCAGAAAACATAGTAAGTTGCATAAGTTCTGACTTGTAGTCAAAGCCTTTGATAATTCTCCTATAATCCATTTTCAGCTCAGCTCATTTTGAAGAGACTGTGTTATAGCTAAAGCCAGTAAAAAACTTGTgtctttgtgtgtgtgtgtgtgtgtgtgtgtgtgtgagagagagagagagagagagagagagagaacagaAGAACAATGAAACAGATCTGATTCTCAGCTATGGATTTGTGTGCATGAATGGATAAAacagaagaaaatgaaaaattatgtGGAAGCTGGAGTGATAGCCTTTGCTTTCTCCAGAAGGCATTTGCTGTCTGATATGACATTACTATTGTTTCATAGAGAGAAATTGGGTTGTGTTATTTTTAGTCCTTTTTAAATCTTACATCTCCATTCTACTCAAAATTCCATCCCATGAGACAGGAGTAAAATTGCATGGTGGAACTAAACATATTCAACTTGTTGTACAGGTACGATACCTTGCACTTCTCATAATAGATGAGTTGTTCATGCGGTCAAAGCTTTTCAGAACTCTTCTTGTTGAGAACCTAGATCAGTTGCTCACATTAAGTGTAGGATTCAGGAGGAATCTGCCGCTGCCAGCTCCTGCTGCTGTTGCATCTGTTCTGCGTTCAAAGGCTATTGAGTTCTTGGAGAAATGGAACACATCATTTGGTATACATTACAGGCAGCTGAGGCTAGGGTATGACTATCTGAAGAATACCCTTCGCTATCAATTCCCTAATTTGCAAGCAAATGCTGCTCGGATTCAGCAGGAAAGGAGGGAAAAAGAGATTAGGACAAAAGAAATATTGCTGAAGAAGTTTGAAAGCTTGAAGGAAAATCTGCCATCAATCAGAGATGATATTCAGTCAACAGTTGATGAAATTAGTGAATGTCTGGACATTATTCAAAATAAAGATGATAATGTGCCTTTGGTTCCTGTGGATgaagaggaaatagaagaattCCACAATGCCGAACTGCGACAAATTCGTCTAGACTCCTTGAGAGAAGGTGAAAAGCTTCAAGAGAATAGTGAGAATAAGGTAATTTTTGATGCATTGAGAGAACTATACAAAGTTCTAGTAACAAAGCATTTGGCTGCAGTGCAAGAATGGACCTCCGTCCTCATAAGGGTGGAAGGGGCAGATAGCAGGTTCCGAGACAACACATTGAAGGAGCTCATAGATATTCGAAATCACCTTCAATCGGTGAAGAGAAAATGTGAAGTTTCAGGTTGTGCTCTTCCTAAAAGTACAACTTCTGAGGAAGAAGATATTTGGGAAGAGGGTACTCTGGAATCACATGCAAATGTTGAATCATTTATTGAAGAGAAAAAGAGCGAGTTATGTGTTGCATCCACTTCCAGTAAGTTTGAAGGCAAAGCTTCTGAAGGCAGCAAATCTAAGTTGGTAGCTGCCAAGAAACTGGATGGTGGCTACAGTCATATGGAACCTAATCCTGTGAGGAGCAAGCTAATGGCTGAAGCCCCAGTTCTGACGTGGGGTTCTTTCTTGGATAACTGGGGCTCAAACCAAGATGTATTGGCTAATCAGAGGGGTTTAGAAATTGAAAATCATTGGGGTAGGGTAGACTATGATGCAGTGATTCCGGCAGAAAAAATTGCTGAGTTGAATCTTCAGGCAATTGTTTACAAAGAGGAACCTGTTGAGATCCAACCATGTCGGGCCCCATTGAAGAAGGGGGGCCTTTGTCCAAGAAAAGACTTGAGAGTTTGTCCATTTCATGGACCAATCATTCCTCGGGATGATGAAGGGAGACCAATCAATCTGACTTCAAGTCCTGAGTTGGGGGGCGGTAACTCCTCAGGGGAAGAGATGAGTCCTGATTTAGTTGAGAAGCTAGTCAAGCAGGCTGTGAGAAATGTTCGTGAGAGAGACAAAGAGGCAGCTAAGAAGAGACACCATGACAAACAGGATTTGAAAAGAGCAAAGCTTGCAAAAGTTAGAGAACACAATGAAGCAGTTCTACGTGATGCTGCACTTGCTTCAACTTCAAGATCTTCATATATTGGTGAGGATACAGAGGCAGTCAGCGGCCCAAGATCTTTGCCTAGAAACAAGAGAGACACTCTCGCATCCATgctgaaaaggaaagaaactactaaagacAGGCTAGCCCAGAAGCTACTGAGTACCCGTGCTAAGGATGCTACAGTAAAACAGTTAACTGTGGAAGAGGAGTCAAATTACAAGGAAGCATTTCCAAACCAATGGTAGATGGAAATACATCTCTGATAATGGTGAGTTCAGTAAGTCATACAAAATGTAGGGATTCTCTTGGATTTGTGTCATATTGAATGTACTGTATGACggatatttcattcattcaatggGAATTTTCTTTGCACTTTGTTTCCTTGATTCTGTAACCTTAGCGGGTTTGATGAGATTCGCCTCCATTCTTCTTCTCATTTGAACATTAATTCCCAGTTTTCTTCTTCTACAAAATCATTGCACAACGTCAATCTCATCAACAACCAAAATGGTAGGGTCCTCTTTCCTCCCTTTCCCAGTATCCGTGAGCTCCTTAGCGGGTTTGTACCAATTTTATGTACCCTCCAATCTGTGaggtcttttcttttctctatattgttttctctctttttctctattTTGCTCTTGTAGCTGTCATTCCTCCTAATTTATGTCAAAGTTTGGATCTTTATTCCTCATGGGTTAACTGATGCAAGATTGAATATTTACTATGGAAATTTGTCCTTGAAATAACATATGTTTGACTCTCCAAATTTAATGGACATGTTATATTTCATTACTCCTGAGTTGgtcaaattaaaataaagataCATCCTCATGAAAGAGAGATGGGTATATGAGTGCATGTGTAAGTACTTGAGTGCTAGAAGCATTCTAGACCCTCTTGTGGCATGTTTAGCTGTTAATGATGCTCCACTATTTACATTTATTTTCTAGCTGTTTATTACATGTTTCATGTCATTTCTTTTTTGGTTATTTTCCTGTGAGAGTTGCTTGAATGATTCCaatctctctgtctctctctgcCTCTCTTCGTGTGTTTTTAGGATTTAATCTATTGAAAGTGGTTTGTTTTAATCTTGTTTAGGATCTTGTAGCATCTTAACTGGTATCCCAGAAAGATACTGGTTTTCCTTGTTTATCATTGCACGGATTCTCTTATAACATGCTTTTTAAGCAAGCATACTGTTGTTTACTGCAGTGACACAATGGGCATACACTCTGTTCTGCCTGTAAAGTGAGGGCACATAATCGCTATCCAACATGTATTGGTGATATAAGATGTTTAGCACTAGAGAAAGTGGCTGAATCACTTGAACTTCCACCCAAGTATTGCTTCCTTGGATGCCCTGAGATATTCCTTATTA
It contains:
- the LOC113750904 gene encoding UV-stimulated scaffold protein A homolog isoform X2: MVELNIFNLLYRRNLPLPAPAAVASVLRSKAIEFLEKWNTSFGIHYRQLRLGYDYLKNTLRYQFPNLQANAARIQQERREKEIRTKEILLKKFESLKENLPSIRDDIQSTVDEISECLDIIQNKDDNVPLVPVDEEEIEEFHNAELRQIRLDSLREGEKLQENSENKVIFDALRELYKVLVTKHLAAVQEWTSVLIRVEGADSRFRDNTLKELIDIRNHLQSVKRKCEVSGCALPKSTTSEEEDIWEEGTLESHANVESFIEEKKSELCVASTSSKFEGKASEGSKSKLVAAKKLDGGYSHMEPNPVRSKLMAEAPVLTWGSFLDNWGSNQDVLANQRGLEIENHWGRVDYDAVIPAEKIAELNLQAIVYKEEPVEIQPCRAPLKKGGLCPRKDLRVCPFHGPIIPRDDEGRPINLTSSPELGGGNSSGEEMSPDLVEKLVKQAVRNVRERDKEAAKKRHHDKQDLKRAKLAKVREHNEAVLRDAALASTSRSSYIGEDTEAVSGPRSLPRNKRDTLASMLKRKETTKDRLAQKLLSTRAKDATVKQLTVEEESNYKEAFPNQW
- the LOC113750904 gene encoding UV-stimulated scaffold protein A homolog isoform X1 gives rise to the protein MEEEAREEGEGGREGKVVVVGLIEKATNSTRPEVDPRLLKAIKSAVRYSDSELRLAAQTLTSLMKRDHSQVRYLALLIIDELFMRSKLFRTLLVENLDQLLTLSVGFRRNLPLPAPAAVASVLRSKAIEFLEKWNTSFGIHYRQLRLGYDYLKNTLRYQFPNLQANAARIQQERREKEIRTKEILLKKFESLKENLPSIRDDIQSTVDEISECLDIIQNKDDNVPLVPVDEEEIEEFHNAELRQIRLDSLREGEKLQENSENKVIFDALRELYKVLVTKHLAAVQEWTSVLIRVEGADSRFRDNTLKELIDIRNHLQSVKRKCEVSGCALPKSTTSEEEDIWEEGTLESHANVESFIEEKKSELCVASTSSKFEGKASEGSKSKLVAAKKLDGGYSHMEPNPVRSKLMAEAPVLTWGSFLDNWGSNQDVLANQRGLEIENHWGRVDYDAVIPAEKIAELNLQAIVYKEEPVEIQPCRAPLKKGGLCPRKDLRVCPFHGPIIPRDDEGRPINLTSSPELGGGNSSGEEMSPDLVEKLVKQAVRNVRERDKEAAKKRHHDKQDLKRAKLAKVREHNEAVLRDAALASTSRSSYIGEDTEAVSGPRSLPRNKRDTLASMLKRKETTKDRLAQKLLSTRAKDATVKQLTVEEESNYKEAFPNQW
- the LOC113750835 gene encoding non-functional pseudokinase ZED1-like codes for the protein MEQIIKVLPFLKPRREKEEDKLSYFFKNGSSTLEEVIASFGGRYELPIRSFAAEELIKATKKFSERVRSTNIGDMFAGNLKERPVLVKFYSGLTKNSSWNETAPDRIIRDIVVTSQVSHLKNVLQLVGCCLEFAYPAMVYYYAPGSEFLTNRLRLPNNDGKLLSWKNRLTIATGIANVLLYLHSAFSAPIIFGNLTINKVIIDRSGIAKLFDFGLSISLPPGKSEVENQLKWIHVPSGPQCFKSNIVTLKSDVYSFGFNQIADQNMFKQQGNYNDPEVEQQLLDFLDLALRCTEHDRADRPDMIEVAKLLRQMEKSVRYS